CGACGCCGAGCAGCCGCTTCGAGCCGAAGCGGTCGAGCAGCGCACCGACCGGCAGCTGCATCGCGGCGTAGACGAAGACCTGCAGGATGGTGAAGGTCGACAGCTGCGAGCTGCTGATGCCGAACCGCTCGGCGGCGTCGAGACCGGCGACACCGAGCGAGGTGCGGTGGAAGACCGCGAGCACGTAGACGGCGATGGCCGCGGCCCACACCGACCAGGCGCGGCGGCCGTCGAGCGCGAAGCGGAGCGCCGGGGCGCCGGCGGTCATGCCGGCACCCGTCGGCGCGCCGCGGGATCGGTGGGGAGGGTCGGGTCTGCTCCGGGGGTCGTCGTGGGCACCCGGCTCAGGCGCGCGTGGCGTCGGCCGCCGCGTCGGCGGCGTCGTGCACGGCATCCTCGTCGGCGACGGCGCTCGTGGCCGACGACTTCGACGAAGGGGCCTTCGGCACGCAGTCGACGATGGCCTTGGCGACGGTCTTGCTCATGTCGCGCTGGAAGACGCTGGGGATGATGTAGTTCGGGTTGAGCTGCTCGTCGGTGACGACCGACGCGATGGCCTCCGCCGCCTTGATGAGCATCTCGGTCGTGACGTCGCTCGCGCGCGCGTCGAGCAGACCGCGGAAGACGCCGGGGAAGGCGAGGACGTTGTTGATCTGGTTCGGGTAGTCGCTGCGGCCCGACGCGACGACGGTGGCCCGCTGGGTCGCCTCGTAGATGTCGACCTCGGGGTCGGGGTTGGCCAGGGCGAAGACAATGCGCTTCTCGGCCATCTCGTCGATCCACTCGGGCTGCAGGATGCGCGGTGCGCTGACGCCGATGAAGACGTCGGCACCCTGCAGGCCGTCGCGCAGCGAGCCGGAGAGGCCGCGGGGATTGGTCTTGGCGGCCAGCTCGGCCCACGCCGGGGTCAGGTCGGCGTCCTCGCGGTTGAGCAGCCCGTGGCGGTCGCTCACGGTGACGTCCACGGCCCCGGCCGCGAGCAGCAGCTGCACGATGGCCGACCCGGCGGCGCCACCGCCGGAGACGACGATCTTGGCCGCGGCGAGCTGCTTGTCGACGCAGCGCAGCGCGTTGGTGAGGGCGGCGAGCACGACGATGGCCGTGCCGTGCTGGTCGTCGTGGAAGACGGGGATCGACAGGCGCTCGCGCAGCTTGGCCTCGACCTCGAAGCAGCGGGGGGCCGCGATGTCCTCGAGGTTGATGCCGCCGAAGCCGGGCGCGATGAGCTCGACGGTGCGCACGATCTCGTCGACGTCGGTCGTGTCGAGGCAGATCGGCCACGCGTCGATGTCGGCGAAGCGCTTGAAGAGCGCGGCCTTGCCCTCCATGACCGGCAGGGCGGCCTGCGGCCCGATGTTGCCGAGGCCGAGCACGGCCGAGCCGTCGGTGACGACGGCGACGGAGTTGCCCTTGATGGTCAGGCGCGGGACGTCCTCGGGGTGCTCGAAGAGGGCCTGGCTGACGCGGCCGACGCCGGGCGTGTAGGCCATGGCGAGGTCCTGGCGGTTGCGGATCTGCACCTTGCTCTCGACGCTGATCTTGCCGCCGAGGTGCAGCAGGAAGACGCGGTCGCTGACCTTGTGCACCCGCACGCCCTCGAGCGTCTCGACCGACTCGACGATCTCGCTCGCGTGGTCGGCGTCGCTCGCCGAGCACGTGAGGTCGATGACGAGACGGTCCGGCTGCGAGTCGACGATGTCGAGGGCGGTCGTGATGCCGCCGCCGTCGGCCACCTTCATCGCGAGGGCGCCGATCACCGCCGGGTCCGTGCCCGCGTGGATGCGGATCGTGATCGAGTAGGAGGCGGTGGTGGCCCTGGCGCGCTGGATCGACTCTGACACGCTGGGTATGGTCCCACGACTCGGATGCCGGGTCGCGTCGAGTCCGAGGACCGGCCAGTAACCACCCGCTCCCGTCCACACCACCGGTGCTCGGCGACCTTTGCGCCGCGCCGCGGCCGGCTCGTAGACTGGGGCCAGCTCAGGGATCCGGCGTCACCTGTTGGGCGGGTAGGTGCGCACCCGCTCTCGCGTACCCCGCGACAGGACCGGAGCCGCCCGTGTCACCCATCGACAGCTACCGCCGACTGTTCGGCCTCACCGGCGCGACGTACGTCGTCGTCGCCTTCCTCGCCCGCCTGCCCCTGGCCATGAGCCAGCTCGGCACGCTCCTGCTCGTCACCGACGCCACCGGCAGCTACGGCGCCGGCGGCTTCTGCGCCGGAGCCCTCGCCGTCGCCAACGCCCTCGGCGCCACCTTCTGGGGCGGGCGCGCCGACCGCGTCGGCCAGCGGCGGGTCGTCGCCGTGCAGTCCCTCGCCGGGGCGGTCGCCATCGCCGTCCTGCTCCTCGTCGTGCACGCCCGGATGCCGTGGGGCGTGGCCGCCGTCGCCAGCGCGGTCGCCGGCCTCCTGCTCCCCCAGATCGGTCCGCTGGCCCGGGTGCGGTGGCGCCCCATCACCGCCCGCTCGGGGGCGGCCCAGCCCCGCCTCGTCGACGCCGCCTTCTCGTACGAGGGCGCCGCCGACGAGGCGTCGTTCGTGCTCGGGCCGGCCCTCGTCGGGCTGGCCGTGTCGGCGGTCAA
This is a stretch of genomic DNA from Terracoccus luteus. It encodes these proteins:
- a CDS encoding NAD-dependent malic enzyme, giving the protein MSESIQRARATTASYSITIRIHAGTDPAVIGALAMKVADGGGITTALDIVDSQPDRLVIDLTCSASDADHASEIVESVETLEGVRVHKVSDRVFLLHLGGKISVESKVQIRNRQDLAMAYTPGVGRVSQALFEHPEDVPRLTIKGNSVAVVTDGSAVLGLGNIGPQAALPVMEGKAALFKRFADIDAWPICLDTTDVDEIVRTVELIAPGFGGINLEDIAAPRCFEVEAKLRERLSIPVFHDDQHGTAIVVLAALTNALRCVDKQLAAAKIVVSGGGAAGSAIVQLLLAAGAVDVTVSDRHGLLNREDADLTPAWAELAAKTNPRGLSGSLRDGLQGADVFIGVSAPRILQPEWIDEMAEKRIVFALANPDPEVDIYEATQRATVVASGRSDYPNQINNVLAFPGVFRGLLDARASDVTTEMLIKAAEAIASVVTDEQLNPNYIIPSVFQRDMSKTVAKAIVDCVPKAPSSKSSATSAVADEDAVHDAADAAADATRA